A genomic stretch from Helianthus annuus cultivar XRQ/B chromosome 1, HanXRQr2.0-SUNRISE, whole genome shotgun sequence includes:
- the LOC110869988 gene encoding CBL-interacting serine/threonine-protein kinase 11, protein MPEVANIMSSTTNTLFGKYEIGRLLGCGAFAKVYYARDINTGHSVAIKVINKLKIAHNNHLINNVKREIDIMRRLRHPNIVKLFEVMATKTKIYVVMEFVKGGELFAKVAKGRLSESNSRKYFQQLISAIGYCHSKGVFHRDLKPENLLIDENGDLKVSDFGLSALTDQIRVDGLLHTLCGTPSYVSPEILTKRGYDGAKADIWSCGIILFVMNAGFLPFNDSNLMMMYKKIYKGEYRCPKWMSPELRRLLSRLLDTKPDTRITVDEIKSDPWFKKGYKESSNPDLDLETVMKREVNNNKSTALNAFDIISFSSGLNLTPLFDGASSSTSPVKNERLVVEESPENVISKVEEIVKDANARMHKRKDYGVDLVAKNGKDVIEIEVFRLTEKLVVVEVQCYGGGTEFYDELWNDKIKSELVEQRRDVPETES, encoded by the coding sequence ATGCCAGAGGTCGCCAACATCATGTCGTCAACAACAAACACATTATTCGGTAAATACGAGATCGGAAGACTTCTCGGCTGCGGTGCATTCGCCAAAGTCTATTACGCCAGAGACATCAACACCGGCCACAGCGTCGCCATTAAAGTCATCAACAAGCTTAAAATCGCTCACAACAATCATTTAATTAACAACGTCAAACGCGAGATCGATATCATGAGGCGGTTACGGCATCCGAATATTGTGAAATTGTTTGAAGTTATGGCGACGAAAACGAAGATCTATGTCGTTATGGAGTTTGTGAAAGGAGGTGAGTTGTTCGCGAAGGTAGCGAAAGGACGGTTATCGGAATCGAATAGTCGGAAGTATTTTCAACAGTTGATTTCCGCAATCGGATATTGTCATTCGAAAGGTGTGTTTCATCGAGATCTGAAGCCGGAGAATCTGTTAATCGACGAGAACGGAGATCTGAAGGTTTCCGATTTCGGTTTGAGTGCGTTGACGGATCAGATCCGAGTTGACGGATTGTTGCACACGTTATGCGGTACGCCGTCGTATGTCTCGCCGGAGATTTTAACGAAGAGAGGCTACGACGGAGCGAAGGCGGACATCTGGTCATGCGGTATCATTTTGTTCGTGATGAATGCAGGTTTTCTACCGTTTAACGATTCGAATCTCATGATGATGTATAAGAAGATCTACAAAGGTGAGTACCGGTGCCCTAAGTGGATGTCGCCGGAGCTCCGCCGGTTGTTATCGCGGTTACTTGACACAAAACCTGACACTCGGATCACCGTCGACGAGATCAAGTCCGATCCGTGGTTTAAAAAAGGATACAAAGAGTCATCAAATCCAGATCTAGATCTAGAAACCGTTATGAAACGTGAAGTTAACAATAACAAATCAACGGCGTTAAACGCGTTTGATATAATCTCGTTTTCCTCCGGTTTAAACCTAACGCCGTTGTTTGACGGTGCAAGTAGCTCAACTTCGCCGGTGAAAAACGAGCGGCTGGTGGTGGAGGAGTCGCCGGAGAATGTGATTTCGAAAGTTGAGGAGATTGTGAAGGATGCAAACGCTAGAATGCACAAACGGAAGGATTACGGTGTGGATTTGGTAGCGAAAAACGGTAAAGATGTGATTGAAATAGAGGTTTTCCGGTTGACGGAAAAGTTAGTTGTGGTGGAGGTTCAGTGTTACGGTGGAGGTACAGAGTTCTACGATGAGTTGTGGAATGATAAAATTAAATCGGAGTTGGTTGAACAACGACGGGATGTACCGGAAACGGAGAGTTAG